From a region of the Haematobia irritans isolate KBUSLIRL chromosome 4, ASM5000362v1, whole genome shotgun sequence genome:
- the LOC142234753 gene encoding uncharacterized protein LOC142234753, translated as MAAGSTRKHKNLQQEDIFLQFMDENPNIAKGFMKGDRLHADEKWARLTASLNSAGPPVKDVNSWKKVWSDWKVNIRKKLAHNKRETSATGGGPYSQLAVSPVEDRIAQLCGLYKMIDGVEGTKSYGVFEDNVCETSPDSQKAVKKQLHFESDENASIRSPEYKPKRSRRSQPSVELEDLCTAQNEMMERVVDTLGEVHLVLREQNDIFRDIKNILQNKFGN; from the exons ATGGCAGCAGGTTCGAC acgaAAACACAAAAACTTACAGCAGGAGGACATATTTCTCCAGTTTATGGATGAAAATCCGAACATCGCTAAAGGCTTTATGAAAGGAGATCGCCTACACGCTGATGAGAAATGGGCAAGACTAACAGCGTCTTTAAATAGTGCTGGGCCACCAGTAAAAGATGTAAATAGTTGGAAGAAA GTGTGGTCTGATTGGAAAGTAAACATTCGAAAGAAGTTGGCGCATAACAAACGCGAAACTTCTGCTACTGGTGGTGGACCGTACTCACAACTTGCCGTGTCACCTGTGGAAGACCGAATAGCCCAATTGTGCGGTTTATATAAAATGATTGATGGTGTAGAAGGCACCAAATCCTATGGTGTGTTTGAAGATAATGTTTGCGAGACGTCTCCCGACTCTCAGAAGGCGGTAAAAAAACAATTGCATTTTGAAAGTGACGAAAATGCTTCCATCAGAAGTCCAGAATACAAGCCAAAGCGTAGCCGTCGATCTCAGCCTTCTGTAGAGTTGGAAGATCTATGTACTGCTCAAAATGAAATGATGGAAAGAGTTGTCGATACTCTCGGCGAAGTTCATTTGGTTTTACGTGagcaaaatgacatttttagggacataaaaaatatactgcaaaacaaatttggaaattaa